TAGAAACATACaccaatatatatatacaaaaatgggaaatattatattcacaaataaataagtataaaCTATCCCTATAACGGCaaactttatattttcaacttaatttcctttttaaaaattataaaccaaacattttatatattgccACAAAATAAAGTTAAACCTTATTTGCCTAACCAATTGGAACTTtgcataattataaaaatatacaatatgaatatatatatacatgtatgtagtatgtatatatacaaattgaAGAACTCATGTGTGCTTatccatttatatattttttgaaaatattttagtaCTACCTTTGTTTATTGTCATTCTTaatataaagaagaaaaatgtaatacaAAATGTGAACATTGGTTAGGACATACTCaccaaatatatatatatatatatatatatattttttacacttcttatattttatacattttcatATCTTTtagttataaatttaaaacattgagaaaattaaatttttatgaaaacatttgtgtatatattattccaCGACTcgacaaattaaaaacattttgcacatttttatcactgtaaatatatttatagctatttatctattttttttttcttttgacatgaaatattttataatttttaattcattctctattttttaaatctaaatataaaatgtatccCTGTATTTATTCCTATGATATTCATGTTTGTACGAAGAAATAAGTGTCaaccatatttatttttattatacataataaaaaatatttattcttacatatttcattaaacttacataataatcatatatattatttatataaatatgtatatatcaatacttttataatataaagtatattttttctacttCAAATATTACTAATGATGcccacatatttttatttgtattattactCATGTCTGTTGTACTAACCCCATGACACTATAATTCCATTTATTTAGCTACATATACCCagagaaagaaaaaaaaaattaatactaACATGCATTACACTATAAATATTCacacacacacacacaaatatatatcctcTAATTATAACTGGATATATGtgtaatatttcaaaatttgcTTTTTTATTCACAAAATATTCTTTTGGTTTTCCATAGGGTTTTATATTAAcccataatatattatttacaccATATGATACAACCCGAATAGTTCTAATCAAAATGGTTATGGGACGAGTACGCGCAACGTCTTATATAAGACGTACCATTTCGCAGCcactaaataaaaatctTCCTGCAGggaatatacaaaattctAGAGGTTTAAATGATACAAATTTaataggaaataaaaatttacatttaCAATTATTATGCAATGGAAAAGAACCATATAATGATTGTATTGCCCACTTAGGAAATTATCGAGATTTCGAAGAAACTAAACCATTTTATATGCCTAGAAAATCAGACATTAATTCAATacatcatattttaaataacaagttaaatatacttttattatttattcctATCGGTATATTTAGTTATTTATTAGGAGCTCcagatatttatatatttttttttaatttcatgGCATTAATACCTTTATCAGCTTTAATGGGGAACGTAACAGAAGATCTAGCTTTACATACAGGAGAAATTATTGGGGGATTACTAAATGCAACATTTGGAAATTTAATGGAAATGATATTTTCTATTCAAGCACTAAATGCAGGATTAATTAATGTCGTTCAAGGCACATTATTAGGAAgtatattatcaaatttattattagtcTTAGGTATGTCATTTTTTGCGGGAGGTTTATATCATCATGTTCAAAAgtttaatgaaaaaggaGCTACATGTAGTACAtccttattattattatcaagtTTAGCTATAACTATACCTTCAGTATCATCAGTTACTACTAACAATAATGTTgatgtattattaaaagtTTCAAGAATAACAGctgttttaatatttataacatattgtttatttttattattccaattatatacacatatatcattatttcaAGATAAAGAAATGACTGAAGAAACACCACAATTATCTGTAATCACAggatccatttttttaattttaataactCTTCTTGTAAGTATCCATTCTGAATATCTTATTAATACAGTCGAATCGGTTGTtagatattataatatttctgaaaattttattggAGTTATACTTTTACCTATTGTTGGTAATGCTACAGAACATTTAACTGCTGTTACTGTtgcaattaaaaataaagtggATTTAACTATGGGAGTAGCTGTTGGGTCATCAGCTCAAATTGCTCTTTTTGTTGTCCCAATAACAGTTTTATTTGGATGGATTTTAAATAAACCTATGACTTTAGCTTTCTCTCCTTTATCAAGTGTTATATTAGTTATGTCAGTTATTGTTACAATGGCAATTGTACAAGATGGGGAAAGTAATTGGCTAGAAGGGGTTTTGTTAATTACTGCTTACCTTATTGTTGGTGTTGTTTTTTGGTTCGACACttcataaattaatttaaaatttatgcaATTACTActatcaaaattttttaaataactaTATCATCCCATCCATTTTTCATggaaatggaaaaaataacaatatcacctattctatttttttcgttctATCaatgttgtttttttacattttttatatcattgcttttttttgtgtgtgtgcaaatttatttatgcaCCATTTTTTGGCATTTTATAACCATAACaatatttattcttttttttatatcaaataCATTTTCTTACAAATAAGGCCAATATCTCAGTTTGGAcctcttttttatttttttatatatttaatcgtttattcatatatattacttatacaatattatatttatttacaaatgtttataaaatttgtgcATATAAACTAAGTGTATTGTTAGACATACACAAATGaactattttaatttttatataaattcgAATTGCCACTCGGTATGACTCTATTCTTATACATACAATACaccatttattataatgttattattttttcataccctcatttttatctttataatactatcttatataaataaactatatgttttctaaatatttttatatgtttaagTTCGGTTAAAGATAAGGATATGAATGAAAAATGACACAAAATAGTTTGCTCCATAAACAATAAATGCAAtaaaactattttatttttttaaagagtCATAACAAATTtcatcaaatatataaataaattcacaatataaaataaggaaacaaaatatatccaAAAATTTCAATATCACTTTACTTTTTCTATTCTCACAACTTTCGagttataatatttcttaCATTTTTTGGGACTCCTTTTTTGTCTCATGAAATTTCGAAAGTAATATTCTTTTAGTATTACCCACAAGGACGAGCTGATGTCGGTCCGAATCAGTGCCATCTAAAATGtgaaaaagatgaaaaagtaaataaataaaaaaaataataataataaaaactatgcatatatatagacaCGCCTTACATGAACTAACAACGGAATATGAGGAGACAAAGATTCCCATAAATTATGATGAGAtgataaaaacaaaagtaTAGAAATTATCGAATGAGCATAAATACTAAGTTTTTGTGCTTCTTGATTATTGGATGtcatatattcatatgaATAATTGCTAGTTGTATTATTCTGGTTTTTATAACGTTTTCTTATATTATAACATGTTTTTATATCCTTAACAGTATCTGAGTTAGTTTTGCTTTCCttagcatatataattaaattatcatgtaaataaagtattttcttttcaatattagaagcattattttcattgctcataatttttacatctttattatttaaattccaattatttaaaatgtcTTGAACTCTTTTACTATCTATCACCATTTCCTCTacatcatttatattagcACAATTCAAAAtgcttttaaaataaataaatttttttaaaaataaaaaaagtgtctttaaaaatgttttctCTAATAGttcatttctttttccaCTAACATAATCATAACTTTCTTTCCCttccattttttcattttttctttctttttcagaacttttatttgtattaaatCCGCATTTTACAGATCCCTCATTATTAGTAGATTCACAATTTCGAGATGAGCCACTCATACTTTTAAACAATCCATTCATCATATTTCCAAATGAACTAACCATGTTATTGCTAAAATGTTCTGTCTGAaaatttattctttttttagccccatttttaatatcacTATTATCAGCTTCATTATTACATCCTACTTCAATGTCTTTGGTGAAGAAAACAGATGAGCCTTCATTCTGAAATTCTTTTTCGATAATCAATCCCGTTGCCAAATAATCAGGATCATAagtaattaaattatatattaaacacAAAGATGTTACAATAAGATTATGAGACAATGGGATATCAAagtgtatataaatatataacggAAAAGAACACAAACgaagaaatgaaaaaatatatgatttaaTTGATAGTATATTATTCCGAATCATttgaataattaatttcattaatgtttctaaaaatataaacccattataatttaaaatacataaagGTATATTCACATAAGTATAACAAcattttacatttattgtattatttaatatccATGGTATTAtagacatatataataatttcttaggaattaaatataatatatgtgctaatatatttaaagataaaattgcaatatttaaatatttattaactcttttatatatttttaataatatattttttgtaatcccatgtaaatttaataaaatatctttttccattttttctttctccTTACAACAAAAactttcaaaataattataatgctcctttaaatatttatcatctatttttttataaatattatattttctattattttttcgaaatatttttaaaaataattttttcattttttttttatatttatgtccatccatttctttattctcatttccatttatttttactttatcTTTTTCTACACTTTCACCATTTTTCACATAACGAATTTCACAactccattttttattcttttcatTCCCTCCTTTAATTTCATCTTTCTTATTACTATCGAGATCATTCTGATTTTTTCtatcttcttcattttcacCTTCATTTATAGATTTAGAAACTGgctctatatttattttttcattttgattGTCTTTCCtaaaattttcatctttATCTGTctcatcatatttttttggattattattttttcgattttcttgatttgaaaataaataaaatttgttatcTGACGAGAAATGTGCAacaattttcattttgttcatattttctaaatattgggatggaaaaaaaatatattttaatgaaatatttttacccATCTccttatttattatatcaatacaaataaacatattaatatatacattttcaaTAACCTTTTcatgatatattatattttcaaaattttttaaaaatactgTTTCAAATATACTAAGAAATTtacttaaataaaaataatgtattaatttatgtttagtttcttttcgtttttttttaataaacattttttctaCATCCTTATAcatttcattttgtaaatttttgtatatttctCTAACTTCcttcttatttttatttaccttCTTTGTCTCCTTAGAATTGTCTATACTCTCCCCAATGTTATTATTCAAATTGGTGAGATCATTTTTTAACGCACATTTTTCagacatatttttactcCCATTTTCAGTATCATCACGTGACAAATTTGGTAACTGACTTTCCTCATAAACTTCTGTATAACCATCGTTTAtttcactattttttatttcagaCTTTctagttttattttctttccaTATAACTTCTTCATATTCAtctctttcatttttacttAATTCTTTGAAATTcctatttaaattatttccttcttttatttcggaaccaattaatttttcactATCTTGGCCAtcacatttattataactAGATTTATACAAACTATCTTCATCCTTTTCAAACTCATTAATATTGctattatgtttattacCCAATATGTCTTTACTATTATCTACTGTACTATTCCCTTCAACTTTCAATGAGACAActaaatttatatcattatttatacaacGATTCATACTACAAACCGATGATGATTCATCTGATGAACTTacatcataaaaattattctttggtatttgtttatttgtcagttcttttttcaaaatatttttattttcttcattcaAAGTTGTAACCATAGTGatcatttcatttttatcattcgGCATGTTCATATCTTCGgttgtttttttacttttatctgtattacaaatattttcatttcctTTTTCTCTACTATCCTTACAATTTGGTGgcatattgaaaaaatataaattatatttactaatttgaaacatattattcagtatatataaaatgataaaaacaaattcaACGGAACtcttttttgttaaaatattttccacatattttttatctttataaaaatagttacaattaaaatttccactatttttatctctTCGAATtatgttcatattttctatGTCTGTGCTATGAATACTACTGCAATAGTATGAACTTGCTGATGAGTCTGCACTGGTGCGAATATTTTCACTACATACTTCATTTTGCtcatcaaattttttatttatttttttgggcTCATCCTTTTCTTcagcatatttatttcctaGTTCGTACATTTGcttaattttcttttttttttcgacaCAATATTCATAGTAAGATAAATGCAAATCGAGCATCTCCCttatttctattttattatttaaaaataatacatttgATAAAATCTGGATATTATTCGATCTAGactctttttcatttctctacaaaacataataaaaatcaatAAGACaccaaaatatatgtaacaATATTGTTTCACACTTAAGAAAAAGCAAAATAAACCAAAACTTTTATGTTAAAACTGGACATATACACAAATTTGTtactatataaatttgCATAATTGTACATACATCTAtatgttcattttttattccctTACCTTTTCTGTGTCATAATCAGAATAAATCTCTGattcataattattgtCTTCAATGTTGGTCTCCTTTGgattttccattttagaATTGTCTTTCAGCGTTTGACCCCAAATATACTGACTACTATCACTTTCCATATTTGAAATTATGTAtctttctcttttttcaataggttcattttttattaagtaatctttaaaaaaattcatcaAGATATATACTGATCGttttttactattaaagccgtcataaaatattttaagtaTATCCTCTAACACATGTAAAAGTGACCATATAACAATATGAATCTGTTTTTTTGAAATgatattttccatttttgatatagaataaaatatatttaaacataatataaaatctccaacattttcttttcttttatataatccCAATAATaatctatatatatctatacatttatcattttcaattttagacaaaattatatctttattattttcgtAATCATATCTATAGTTATTTATCCCTCTTATAtcattcaaaatattttctccTTCCCCATAAACTGTATTCATACCATTTTTCAAaccatttaaattattttcacaaTTTTCATTGTTCATGTAATTTACAATATTATCAACATaaccattattatttaaaattccACCATTCCAATTGTTGTAATTATtaatcatattattatttttcgaatattctataaatgaattatcatttataaatgCATAGTTCATATACCCCATGCTTGCTGGGGAAGTCATATTTCCTATGCTAGTAATTGGAGAACCATTATATTCactataattattttcattcaGTAACTTGAGTGTAGAACAGTTACTAtcaacaaaattattattaatataggGTATTcctatataattattattttcacatttattcatattattttcattttttataggactattaaaaatataagtgtTACTATAATTggaagaatatatattattgttgtAATCGCTATCTCCTATATATCTATTGTCACCATAATTCatacaatttaaattatttgaataattatttaagtaACTATTTGAATAGTTATTTGAGTAATTATTTATCGTATTATATGGATAATTATAACAagacatattatttatattcacaAAATTTTCACTACAACTTATTTGATCatctatttctttattattgctttttttattactatttgtTTTTCCTTTTCTCATTTTTGTATCATTACTAGATCTACCTCTTCgttcattattttgaatCTTACCAATCTCATTCCTTCGAATAATATCATtgttattatcatttacaTTATCAATGAAATTATTACTCTCATTCATTTCTCCTCCAATGTTGTTGTAATttctaaatatattgtCTCTGTATCCTTTCTTATATTTCCCTTCACTTTTTCGACGTTCTTTAGTATAACTATCatgatatatttctttttttgttttacaGTTTATCTCcatattgttattatgGCTATTATTAGTAGagtaattaaaattagacattccattttctatattcattttttttttcccaaTAGATGGACGGTTTTCtaccctaaaccctgaacccttaacaaaaaaagaatctTTATTCATTCCAATAAAACGATTATCATCAATTATCACATTTGTATCACCTTTTCCATTATTTTGGACAACccttttattattgctCCCTTTAGAAGATATTCCTACATTATTTCCATTACTATTTGTTactgatttttttttattttttacatcaacattatttattccaATACGACatcgatatttttttgttaatactttccctttttttaaattatcatgTATTCTTTCAAACTCTCTaagataatttaaataatactctttaatattttttatttctatcaATCTAATattcttttctttatttataagtCCAAACTCTTTTCCAATCTTCAACCATTTCGCATTTCTACTTACACACGAATACCCACCATGTTTCAAAACACTTAAATACAAATCATATAACCATATATCTTTCCCTTCCAATAAATAAGGAATCTCATTTATGTCTCCTCCATAGTATTCttcatattttctataaaacTCTTCTTTCTCCATTTTCTTCCCATTCCATATGCATGAAAagttttcatatatattttatgtacatACCTCAACTAATAAtagttatatattcatgAACTACATAATTCACATTTTTACAAACTAGTATACACTATTTCCAATCATTAAACATcctttttcataaatagtcaagaaaaagaaaattattattttatacaaaaaaaaaaaaaagtacagaagaaaattataaaacttAACCAGCATACATACACATTTATTCCAAtctttctattttttaataaactttataaaaatatataatatcaaagtaataaataataagctAGATAGGAGATAGACTCATTTAGCTGTACTCGATTTGAGTCCATTCATCCCTCAATATTAtccatatatgtatgtacatattcataatttcaggaaatttattaaaaaaaaagaaaagaaaatttaccctatttaattattactacaattatcatattataaaaatactttTCTTTAAGTGtgtactttttttttaattattattgtggaaattattttatgaaatacacatttatattatccaAATCTTTaatcacatatatatgtagaaataagccaaaattaataataaaccaAACAAAccctatttttttttttttcactttttggACACTTTGAAAAGTAcgtaaaataatagtagAAAAATGGTTTACTCATATTAGtagaaattaaaataagttCATATCAATACTAAATATACTACCCatcataataatactaACTATATTTATCACATAAAAAAGCccaagaaaaaaatatataatattatttatgtgtaCATATCCATGAATTACAAGACCAAGTAATTGCCACTACATCCTTTATTGTCGTTTTATGCTTAGCATTTTCCATCTTATTTATCCAAATACccatgaaaataatataacaataaatatatgttagACATCAATATTTTCAGTACTAAATGAATGGTAATGAATGAGGgtattcattttgtttactCTTTCTGGGCTCACAcccaaataaatataaaaaaaaaatgtaaaaaccttttattgttttaatCATCTTCATAGTCCACCATTTTTAACAATAcctaatattaataatgttaAAAATGATGGAAGAGCAATTCactataaattttatctctcaaaaaaaaatatctcCCATTAATATTTGTGCTTTACATATGCTTGATTAAGCCTATTAGTGAAACACTATATACACAGTGAaggaaacaaaaaaaattgtcgtaaaaatatactacAATTACAATCATCTTatcattttaaatatttttttttaatttataaaataattatcataACAAATTTAATGCGAATTTcaccattttatatatcattccctattttatacattttttaattcccTATATAAATGGTAattgaaattaaaaaagtaaaaataaaataagaaaaaataattgaaacTCATTGAGATTTGtgaggaaataaaaatgaatttcatcaaataatgtttaaatttaattttcacATCCTCTACAATATAATAGAAACTTACACAGTTAAATGTAAAGACGAATAAGTGTATagatataatatgaatatatgtttaaataTTTGCAATACGATggtaaaattatgaaatcAATTATAAGCCAAGTAAGGATAGGTTCCTTATTATTAGTGAGAGAAatacaaaacaaaataaaagtagtACCTACATATACTTTATGCAAATAGCAAATGACAAAATTGCCTAAAATTATCTTAACCAATGAAGGGAAAACCCTATACAATATTCTAAACCATCCAATAAGGACAGTAAAATCACGgattgaaaatttttttaagtttgAAAAATTCGATAAtctaaataatgaaatatcaATAAAAGATAATTTTGATCATCTATTTGTTCCTTTAAAACATCCTGTTCGAAATTTTAAagatacattttatttaaatgaaaattatataaaaaattatacttatatacaaaaatattattatgatatatatgaaaaattaaaccCTTTTTATAAGTATTATCTAgctaataaattattacaacatgacaaaattaaattaaaaagaacACACATGACTACACATTTACCTGAACTGTTAAGAACAAATCATAAACaagttatatatacagGAACAGTATATAGAAGAGATCAAATCGATAAATTACATTTTCCTATTTTTCATCAAACAGATGGATTTTTAATACATCATGATAATTTTGATGTAGAATATGAATTGAAATCAAAATtggaaaaattaatttttcatttgtttgATTCTAAGTCTATTCAAATCCAATGGGATCATCAAACCTCTTTTCCTTTTACAGAACCTTCCTTCGAATTGTacataaaaacaaatttagaTAATCATAATAGTACTGTCTCAAATTCACAACTTGTATCACTACACTCTAATGAGTGCACTATACAAGAAAATCATGACGACTCAAAAAATTGGGTCGAGGTTTTAGGTTgtggaaaaataaaaaaagaagtaaTCGcaatttcattatatgaaaatgaaataaatcaaattatagaaaaagaaatcTCTTTATTTGAAcctaatttattaaaagatattctcaaattttcaaatgaaaaaaatatagatatttCTTTACCATCTCTTCTTAGcatatcaaataaattgtGTAATGATAATCTTAATAAACAAatcgaaataaaaattaataactttttaaaaacaataaaatataatggatGGGCATTTGGAATAGGCCTAGAAAGATTAGCCATGCTATTATACGGTATTAATGATATACGATTATTTTGGAGTCAAGATAATAGATTTATAAATCAgtttaaagaaaatgaaatttcaaaatttatacCATTTAGTAATTTCCCATCTATTCATAAAgatatatcattttatgcaaatgataattttgacgaagcattattttttcaaatatgtCGAGATATAGATAGTGAAAATATTGAAcaagttataaaaattgatcattattttaatcaaaaaacaaaacaaacaaGTTTATGTTATAGGATAATATATAGATCACATTTTCAAAACTTAacacacaaaaatataaatgaaacacaaaataaaattatacaagCATTAATCAAGGAATGCTTTATTACCATCCGATAgttggaaaaaaaacatgtcCATAATTTTACATGACCAATGAAACAAAGTAAAGTAACAATTTTTccaaaatgttttaaaacaaaattaaaccTATCTTTCATTATGATTtctatgaattttttttttcatattcgTTTCTCTTTCTTGGGCAGTCTagaaaaattagaaaaaaaaaatatatattatacaccCCAAAATGAAACAACTTCATAAGGGTTTacaattttcattatattttttttaccatCCAAGGAACCAAACATCCTAAAAAAATCCAATTAGACATTACACCCCCAATTAAAGGATAAGatttacaatatataacaaatgaaatgttatttattgaaagcttcattatattatcaaacCGCTTAGAGCTCAACAAGAAGGATTTTATTTCAGAAAAGTCTGttaagttaaaaaaattaaagaagaaattgaaacaaagatgaaaaatttgtatataactTTACATATTAATTCGAGGGCATTTCCCCTTTGCTCAATTCTTACCTGGGGTCGAAAAATGAATGGGAAATCCGACAAAAGTATGATTTGGGGGAACTGGGAATTTGTAGTATTGCC
The nucleotide sequence above comes from Plasmodium vinckei vinckei genome assembly, chromosome: PVVCY_01. Encoded proteins:
- a CDS encoding cation/H+ antiporter, putative, translated to MVMGRVRATSYIRRTISQPLNKNLPAGNIQNSRGLNDTNLIGNKNLHLQLLCNGKEPYNDCIAHLGNYRDFEETKPFYMPRKSDINSIHHILNNKLNILLLFIPIGIFSYLLGAPDIYIFFFNFMALIPLSALMGNVTEDLALHTGEIIGGLLNATFGNLMEMIFSIQALNAGLINVVQGTLLGSILSNLLLVLGMSFFAGGLYHHVQKFNEKGATCSTSLLLLSSLAITIPSVSSVTTNNNVDVLLKVSRITAVLIFITYCLFLLFQLYTHISLFQDKEMTEETPQLSVITGSIFLILITLLVSIHSEYLINTVESVVRYYNISENFIGVILLPIVGNATEHLTAVTVAIKNKVDLTMGVAVGSSAQIALFVVPITVLFGWILNKPMTLAFSPLSSVILVMSVIVTMAIVQDGESNWLEGVLLITAYLIVGVVFWFDTS
- a CDS encoding phenylalanine--tRNA ligase, putative — translated: MTKLPKIILTNEGKTLYNILNHPIRTVKSRIENFFKFEKFDNLNNEISIKDNFDHLFVPLKHPVRNFKDTFYLNENYIKNYTYIQKYYYDIYEKLNPFYKYYLANKLLQHDKIKLKRTHMTTHLPELLRTNHKQVIYTGTVYRRDQIDKLHFPIFHQTDGFLIHHDNFDVEYELKSKLEKLIFHLFDSKSIQIQWDHQTSFPFTEPSFELYIKTNLDNHNSTVSNSQLVSLHSNECTIQENHDDSKNWVEVLGCGKIKKEVIAISLYENEINQIIEKEISLFEPNLLKDILKFSNEKNIDISLPSLLSISNKLCNDNLNKQIEIKINNFLKTIKYNGWAFGIGLERLAMLLYGINDIRLFWSQDNRFINQFKENEISKFIPFSNFPSIHKDISFYANDNFDEALFFQICRDIDSENIEQVIKIDHYFNQKTKQTSLCYRIIYRSHFQNLTHKNINETQNKIIQALIKECFITIR